Proteins from a single region of Hordeum vulgare subsp. vulgare chromosome 6H, MorexV3_pseudomolecules_assembly, whole genome shotgun sequence:
- the LOC123404017 gene encoding putative transcription factor bHLH041 — MDQTSTTAVTTNHHRSSTSGGNGGLRGGDLSTCCFGNMMDTLFVLGQESRLRILQQAASRVPACAYICVWGPIPAGGRRPPPPFAAANRARRQLLCLDAWLRDGGSGDVDRARALFDAYRGSLCAAVSGCVPGWAYEDGRAYMELPEHDLATSASSPVQLQFYQEAGIKVAAFMGCESGEIEVGMSTPAGQMNLQAGLDQIFSENFFQQSLLEELLQLPPTRPSSSSSSMPSISVGSPTDGSTSLLPTMAMSSSTTTSPRELTAAPLLHPPRPPHPAPFSPHGPAHVHGHVHFPSPEADDVAMAQAMLAVISASSSSSSAMPPTTSTPPLGYRRAHRSPRRGSTTTAFRAYNAALAPRAPRRASDAPGQRMIKMVISILRRMHTLNNNGQERTTGVGAGAGATTQRWREEDEEAAAPTAPTSSQLHHMISERRRRERLNESFEALRGLLPPGSKKDKATVLANTLDYMNILIAQISDLQDKNRSLEAAALAQFQQHQRITNGNSRDRPDQAALQAGGASKRVQVEVATGSAGASTSSSSFSAAQCCEVTIRVAAAGDLSDLVARVLALLKDTAGHRFTVVAVDARQPQGTSDGGIAQASLILRATVRAAAGEFDEEALREAVTKAVVSLATPPSSDEL, encoded by the exons ATGGATCAGACGTCTACGACAGCAGTGACAACGAACCATCATCGGTCATCGACGTCGGGAGGCAATGGAGGACTCCGTGGTGGCGATCTCTCGACGTGCTGCTTCGGGAATATGATGGACACGCTCTTTGTGCTCGGCCAGGAATCCCGGCTGCGCATCCTCCAGCAAGCAGCGTCGCGCGTCCCCGCCTGCGCCTACATCTGCGTCTGGGGGCCGATCCCAGCCGGCGGCCGCCGTCCTCCCCCTCCTTTCGCTGCCGCCAACAG AGCTCGCCGCCAGCTGTTGTGCCTGGACGCATGGCTCCGCGATGGCGGCAGTGGTGACGTCGACCGCGCGCGCGCTCTGTTCGACGCATACCGGGGTTCGCTCTGCGCGGCCGTAAGCGGGTGCGTGCCAGGGTGGGCTTACGAGGACGGCCGGGCATACATGGAGCTGCCGGAGCACGACCTGGCGACCTCGGCGTCGTCGCCGGTGCAGCTGCAGTTCTACCAGGAAGCTGGCATTAAG GTGGCGGCCTTCATGGGATGCGAAAGCGGCGAGATCGAAGTCGGCATGTCAACGCCGGCGGGACAGATGAACCTTCAGGCCGGCCTCGACCAGATCTTCTCGGAGAATTTCTTCCAGCAGTCGCTGCTTGAGGAGCTGCTCCAACTCCCGCCTACGcggccgtcgtcgtcctcctcctctatgCCGTCCATCTCCGTCGGCAGCCCGACAGACGGCTCGACGTCGCTGCTGCCCACAATGGCCATGTCATCGTCCACCACGACGTCTCCCCGGGAACTAACGGCAGCGCCTCTTCTACACCCGCCCCGTCCGCCGCATCCCGCGCCATTTAGCCCGCACGGCCCTGCCCATGTCCACGGCCACGTCCACTTCCCGAGCCCCGAGGCTGACGACGTCGCGATGGCGCAGGCCATGCTCGCGGtcatctccgcctcctcctcctcctcgtcggctaTGCCTCCTACCACGTCCACGCCTCCCCTCGGCTACCGTCGCGCGCATCGGTCGCCACGCCGTGGCTCGACGACGACGGCGTTCCGGGCATACAACGCGGCGCTGGCGCCAAGGGCGCCGCGGCGGGCGTCCGACGCGCCTGGGCAGCGGATGATCAAGATGGTCATCTCTATCCTGAGGAGGATGCACACGCTCAACAACAACGGCCAGGAGCGCACCACGGGggtgggggcgggggcgggggcgacgACGCAGCGGTGGCGGGAGGaagacgaggaggccgcggcgccCACAGCCCCGACGAGCAGCCAGCTGCACCATATGATATCGGAGCGGAGACGGCGGGAGAGGCTTAACGAGAGCTTTGAGGCGCTGAGGGGGTTGCTTCCTCCCGGATCAAAG AAAGACAAAGCTACCGTCCTGGCCAACACTTTGGACTACATGAACATTCTGATAGCCCAAATTTCAGACCTCCAAGACAAGAACCGAAGCCTCGAGGCGGCGGCGCTGGCGCAGTTCCAGCAACACCAACGCATCACCAACGGCAACTCCAGGGACAGACCAGACCAAGCAGCCCTTCAAGCAGGCGGCGCGTCAAAGAGGGTACAAGTTGAGGTTGCCACTGGCAGCGCCGGCGCGTCAACATCGTCCTCGTCCTTCTCGGCGGCGCAGTGCTGCGAGGTGACCATAAGGGTGGCGGCGGCAGGCGACCTGTCGGATCTAGTGGCCCGCGTGCTGGCGCTGCTCAAGGACACGGCCGGCCACCGCTTCACAGTGGTCGCCGTCGACGCCAGGCAGCC